The Spinacia oleracea cultivar Varoflay chromosome 2, BTI_SOV_V1, whole genome shotgun sequence DNA segment AAAACTTAGTCATGATCCCCTGCAGAATATTGGGTCTAACATGGGTATTGAAACTTTTGTCACTGAAATCCCCAAGCTGAAAAAAGAAATTTAAACTTGAcataagataacttttaccgACACATCCATACCTTTTAACACAAACTATAACGTTTACAATTAAGACCGTAACAACTAGTAAAATCAGATAAATCATTACAAAATATGGTTTGAAACCACTACAATAACAAATATGCAAAACATAACTTTTACTTTAACAACTACTCCTTctatcccttaatactcgctccgttttgactttttgcactattcacataattcactttgaccctattttatttctagtactccctccgtctctttttgttctttacgttttcctttttgggtgtcccaaaatgcttttttacatttccttttatattatcacataaatgctataatattatatcaaaacttgtgtccaattattattttaaccaattaaactcattgggtcatttaatctctcacactttttcatagtgacattaatttttttctcattttttcaatatcagatttttgataaaagtgaaaacattataaataaacgtaatttgacttgtttaaataaaaaatagagaatctcaatgcacattaattagtcttTATAACGCGTGTAAAAtgtcaaacgtaaagaacaaaaagagacagagggagtatataaaaACGAattttagtatataatatattgttggcttcatcttagtatatattttcaaaatattaatatttttataagttttcataatatgtagttaaagatattggtggtcaaagttgtgtattGGCAAGCGTATCCTGTAAAAAcgatgcaagtattaagggacggagggattacaacttttacttcaacaatttcaactTTTACTTCAACAACTTCAACTTTAAGAAAAACTATAATTTTTACAATTATAACTATAACTAAACACATACAACTAATGTTGAACTTAAACATACTTAATAATTTCACCTAACAGATAattaactactccgtataaaatatGGATTAATCCAGTAAAAGAAGAAATATTTTAAACataacttttacttcaacttttacggagcgatttccttcaatattgcataaagatccaataattccctaaatacgttactttttaagttatttcccaccataccgtccacgtaagcaagggagaaagagatgtaatttttttttttccggttcagcattgaaccgccatatgagatagcggtttcgttttaaagcaaaccgccatctcagatggcggttcaatgttataaaccgctatctcagatagcggtttgcaTTAAAACataaccgctatctcagatggcggtttacttaattgtaaattatttttaatatgaattacagtttaaatagaaatataatTTAGAAGTAACCTCTTGTGACATCAATTGTGTCTGTAGCTCAGTGGATAGAGTGGGTTGTTTCTACGTAGGAGGTCATGGGTTCGAATCCTACCTGAtgtgtttatttctttttaaccatttattaatattaattataaacattTCCAAATTTAACTTATCAACATTAGTGTTTGTAGCTCAGTGGATAGAGCGTTTGTTTCCTAGCTGatgcggtttttttttttttttttaccatttataAATACTACCtgattataaaccgctatctcagatagcggtttacttaagtcaaccgctacctgagatagcggtttagtgtcgcttggttgaaaaaaaaaagaccggttttaatgctgacgtggacggtatggtgggaattaagttaaaaagtggcgcattttgagaatttgacgttctttacacaatattgaaggaaatcggaGGACTCACATTTGAACATCAAACTCAGCTTTgatatcatcatcaacaacaagaAACTCAGCCTTCACCCTCGACTTCTTCTCAACCAACCCTCTCTTCACCCTCAGTTTCTTCTAATCCAACCATGCCTTCGTTGGGTTCTTCTCAGCCATCACCATCACCTTTTTCTCGTTCCTTGGGTTCTTCTCAGCCTTCACCTTCGATTTCTTTATCGTACCCTTTTTTGCTAAAACCAATTTCCTCTTCACTTCCGGTTAACTTTCTCAACATCGTGACCAGACTCTTCATGTTCATCCCCACTACCTCCAGTGTCCTCCTCGTCCCCACTGTCTCCGGTGTCCTCGTCCCCACTGCCTCCAGTCTCCTCCTCCCCACTGTTGCGATGTTCCTCGTCATCATCCTCGTCCCCACTGCCTCTAGTGTCCTCGTCCCCATTGTCTACATTCTCCTCCTCCCTATTGACTATATTCTCCTCCTCATTACCAGTATCAACACCAACATCAACCTCATCCATTACCATATTAGAACTTCGTAAACCACACCTCCTTTGAACTAATTTCCACCTCTAAACCTTGCCATAATGCAATTAAGGCCaacattcaaaaaaataaacacaaacttAATTAAACACAATAGCAACTCAAAGTTAGAACCTAAAAATCACAATACACTAATCACAGAATCTAAGAATCGTAATACACTAATCACAAAACTTAAGAAAccccaaaaatcaaaatcaacaaacatgAAAAAGTAATcgcaaacaataataaaaaaacctAAAGAACATAATTGCGGCCTAAAACTAAATCTAAAATAATCGGAACCCTAAAAACCGCAGCAACAAAAGCAACAAATTCAAATCATCATAGCCTAGTCGCAAACAATAAGTGAAAACACATACTATAAacctaaatcaaaacaaataatTTCTAAACCGAATCGGAAACACCAAAGCACGAACAATAAATGATACAAAATACAATAAAAGAAGAAACTAACCTTGATTATAGAGTTTAATCAATGCGTATAATTGCGAAGAACAATCGAGGAGAAGATTGAAAAAAATCCGATTAAAAATCGAAAAGAAAATCGTCAGTTAGAAGGGAGATAAAGGCGAGAGAAAAGGTGAGAAATAGTTGAAGAGAGTGAACGTGATTGAGAAAGCTTAGCAATACTCCTCCCTGcgaagttgattttttttttcaaatggaCTCACACGGGACTTTCCAAAATAAGATTGGTATACAGTAAATTAATGTACACCACCTTTTACAAGATTTTATGTTGACaataattatataatttattttgactatcaattgtgatacgtacttaagaaaaaaaatatggtATTATGGTATCTTGCAATAACATCGCATTGTAtagatttataatatcaactttttataattttacccattaaaaattaaatatattaatgatTGAAATATTACATTGACAAACTGTGACAAAATAAATGTATTAACTAAAAAAGAACAGTGTTTTTAGTTCTGACGTTACAATTTGCTAATGCTACAGTTACAAACTATCGCAATCAATCAAACATTTAAAGTAATTAAGTCAACAAACTAGATGAATCTACCAAGTATAAGAAAGTTCAGCACTGGTACTTTTATCATTTTGAAAAAAACATACTTTGTAAGTTCAATCACCAACAAGCCATAAGAGAACTCGAAAGGATTGAAACAGCCTAGGAACCATAAATGGTGAAAATTACAATTTCGAAACCAACTCTGTAATTAAAGGAGAAAGGGCAGATTAAAATTCATATCAAGAAGCTCACCAACATAATTTATTACCCCTGGATCGGATCACTAGCCTTCTTTGCCGGGTTATATACACTAAATTCTCCAAAACCTCTTCTTCCACTGGAAAAATCACATAAAAAGTCATGAGAAACAAAAATAGTTATAAAAGGGACAGAAATGTTGCGGGTGACAGAGCAGTTCAAAAATTTAACAGAGTTCAGAAGAACAAGCATAACTCCAAATAACTTCTATGTCAGCATAGACAAGTTACAAGTATGAACATAATTGAAAATAGATTTTAGTCCCAAAAGTTTGAAACAAAATAATCAAATCACTGATGCCACTTTTAGAGAAGttgtagaaaaaaaaaaacatgcgaACTAAGTTTTATACACCCTATGCAATGCAATGCAATGGAAGCAGCTGCATAAGAATTCAAGTTTTCCGCCAGCGTGCAACAAATTACCTGGCAATGTAAAGCCTTAGTTTCGGTCATGCTAGACaaactttaatttaaatttcaaatcTCATACATATACATAAATAACATACTTGACCCCGTAAAAGTTGCATGTAAATGCAGTCTAAGGAGCAAAGCAACTGCCAATCAGTTATACAACATCGTTGCAGATCGTGATaaataatttgccaaagaatAGAATCAAATGCAAAGAGATATGCTAATGAATCCAACAGTTGAAATGCACAGGAGTTTGCCAACAACGTGATTTCCCCTTCAACAAGTTGGTACGTTTTGGAATAAGGCTCTGTTTGTTTTGACGGAAAACACCTTTACGGAAAAAGATTTTCccctttgtttgttttgttaaggGTGAAAAACATatttctcaaaggtggaaaacaaCTTTCTCTCCCTTTCCAAACAACGGGTACAAAAAATAGGGAGTGGGGCGAAAGATGAGAGGAACACTAAATAATTTGATAAGCATGATGCAGAAAACCCGTACCTGTGTTTTACATCCCAGCCGCCAGGAAGATAACGGGGATGGAGAGCATCAATAAAGACTTGTCTCCACCTTTGACAGAATTCATGAATCCCTTCTTCTCCATGTTGTTTTAGCAAATAATCCACAACTGTTTTCCCATGAGGCCCATGTCCTAGTAATGAAACCTTTGAGTTATACTTTTTACCGTCAACTGTTGCTTGCAAAGGATTAATATTTTCAGTGTTCAAAAGTATCACATCTTTGACATCAGAGGTCCCACTGGTGGCTGGAGTCATAGATTCACCATTAGTAGCAAAAGTATCCTCGCTAATATCTTTCACCGAAGACAAAGAGGGTGTCTTTACATAAGTTTCAGGCTGGTTGACTAGCTGTACATATGATGCCTGATCTGTTGCATCCATTGATCCACCAAGCCCGCTAGTTACAGCTGAATAATGGTTGCTCGGTTCAACCATGTTAACAGAATTATCCTCCAATACCTCATCTGAACAAGTACTTAACGGAAAATGCTTGCAGGAAACCCCTCTCTTTTTATCAAACTTTCTTCTCTTTTGAGGACTCATGCCAACCTGTAAAGCTGTCTCAAGGTCTTCGTGTGATATCTCCCTCCCTCCATAGTATGTCCGGACAATCTTCATAGATAGCAGGTAAATAAATTACATGATTAGAGAAACAAAAGCATAGAGGATTTGCCAAGTTCCTATCATGCTTCTAAGCAGTAATTGCAATGCTCAATAAAACCTGGAATTAAAACACATCACATAATTCAGTATTTAAAGTTGTACCCAGTAATGTAGCTTGCACATATAGAATTTTGTCAGTATCACATCATTATACATGATGGCTGAAGATTGACCACAGGACATGTAAGAAAAAATGGTCACTCTTCGTCAGGCAAAGGAAATCGTGAAATAACAAGAAAAGAAACACATCAGATAAGCAGGTTCTGGCGCAGATTAGTTCTACTTGAGTGCATACATCAGATACTGTAGTACAAGGGAACAATTAAAGTAAATATGTAACGCCGGAAAAATCCACGCACGCTCCACTGAGCCACTGTGTTAGGTGGCTATGGTCGGGGTGCTTTAATCAATCGGCCACTGTCATAATGTCATGGTGCACTAAGCCAATAATCGCCACTGTTGTAGGTCTTGACTCTTGATCACATACCTTACTGATTGCCAAACCCAAAAGGCCACAACCATGGTGCTTTATTTCCATGAGTGCTACTGTCATACCCTCTTATGGACAGTCCTGCAGACCTGCTAGGCTATGGACATAGTGGAAATGAACACCAACTCACCAAGGAAATGGGATATGGCCGTAGCCTACACCTTATCATGCATTTATCCCCTCTTAGGCTTTGAATTCTGTTGTAAACCAATTTCGAACTAACATAAGCCAAATATAACCTTTAACTTTCATCTAAAACCGCATCAAAAGCTTAAGAAACCGTCCTCCAATTGGAAGCCATGAATAAGCCAAATCATCACTATTCAGAAACCAAGATTTGACCTTCATATTCATCCCAAATGGGGGAATGGATGCTCCTACATCACTTGATGAAGCCCTTATAACCCTTTTTGAATTTTTATACTAGGTGGGACATGCCTAACTGTCTATGATATCAACCAATCATCATGATTCCGTAAAACACATCTAAAGTGATAACAGTACAATAAAGCCCTTCTCATAAAATAACTTAACTTCAAAAACCAAATTTTAAGTATCAAAAGGATGATACGATAAGAATTAAACTCAAAGAACCTCCTTTTTAGGGATCCTAGTATACCACTTCAGTTAATGTCATGACATATTTGATCATGCTTTCACTCTGGATTATGAACATATACACACATCAGGCGCATGTGCATGATGCTTATTGTAAACCGGAAATTCACATGTTAAAAGACATAACATTATGataaaagaacatgcgatatgttagttttatttttaattttgtcaatAAAAAGGAACATATCTCATGTATATTTATCATAATGTCATGTTATATTCCATATGCACGTGTgtgttttttttgtaatttggtGCACAATGACATCGTGCAGATGTGTCCAACCATCTATGATCTACTTTGCGAATTTTGCTGGCTAAGTTTTGCTCTTAATCTTCCCCTCCTCTCTTAAATAATAACATTTGCTCTTTAAAATTTCATTCACCTCCTCTATCTAAAGCATAAGAGCGGGACCATTACCACATAACCCAGGGGAGTCTTAATAGCATACTACGTGTAGTCTTCCTTGTTCCTCTATCTCAGCCTTACGAGTTCAACATCTAACATGGACCAACAATGCAATCAATTCCAGCAGTAATTAAATTATGGCGCTGAAACCTTCTAGTCTAGCACTACAGAAGTAAGAGAATGGACGAGGAATGATTAAACGAAAGCATATAGTTTACAAGCCAACCTATTTTCACAAGCATGCATGAAAAAGAGGCTAAAACACATGGAGGTCAACATTTCAATTCCATTATAGTTTCATTCATATCTAGAACCAAACAAGAAAATTTGCAACTAACATTAACGGACGTGAAATGAGCTGAgagaaaattgtaaatttaaaaAATGCAACTATATTTTAGAACCTAAAAGAGGTCAGACAAATTAACGAAGATGCAAAATCCAACTCCTACTGATAAAAACAACATAATCAAAATCAGTGCTTTCACATAGCAAAGGACAACACTGAATCAAAACCAATACTTTCACATAGCAAACAAAATTGTTTCAGTTCCATACCTCCATTAATTCGTCACGGCGTTTGGATGGCATCCTTGGTCCATGCCTCAGAAGTGCCATAGCTGCCGTATGCAGTTGCAAGGGTGAAACACCTACTTTTTGATCTTGCAATTCAGGTGTCTCAGAATCCACCACTTTCGTCACATAAAGTGGTATATGAAATTCTGTAGCTACTTGTTTTTTATACTTTTCAGCTGCAGCATGAGCAACTTCATGACAATCAACACACAGCAAGACTATATCATGAGAACGGTGGCTTTTCAGGTGCTCCGGAAAATGCATTCTGTAGCAAGAAGGTATTATCCGATACCGTAGGTAATGTTTGCTCTCACCACAGCTAACACACAGGTTTCTTTTACTTTGGATGTAGAATTCATTGTCTTCATCTTCTGGGCGTCCCTTGGGTTCAAACAAAAGCATGACAGCTTGAGGGTTGTCATCCATAAGTTTTGCTAAGTTGCGACTGAGATACCTATATATACAATAGTATTAGTGACATTTAAAGGGGTAGATGAAGCCCAAACATATTTAAACGCAACCAACCATTCAAGCTTTTTGTGATCACAATAGCACAGCAACCGGCCATCACTAGCATATATCTTACAGTTATGATAAACTGGAGCTTTGCACGAGAATTTTTGAACAAAGAGCTCTCTAGAAGCCTTACGTGTGACTAGCTTTCCACTTCTCACCCCATTTTGCATAGACATTAACCCATTTGCAAGTTTCAGGTTGGAACCAGAGAGCAAATTATAGTTGAAAGTAGACAGGGAGCAACTCCCATTTGGACCAAGGTGCTTATGAAGAAGCATTCGCAAAATATCATCAACAGAGTTGTTTTGTCCTTCTGTCAATAAACAATGGACATCATCCCAATGACTGCAGATCACAGGAGATGGTGATATTGCACTGAATGACGATGGTAATGAATCATTATCTTCATCAGCTGCAGAAATAATCGTATATATTTCTCTTTCAGAAATTGGCTTCTTTTCCGCAAGAGCAACAATAGCCTGATCAGATAATACATATCTCAAGCTCTCATCATGAATACGAGCCTGAAATTGAGAACTGAAAATCGTAAAATAACTCACTTGTACCTTGCGATATAAAAGAGAGCTAAAGCAGTAAAAGAGCAACAAACTTTTCTCCTTAATTGATAAAAACACACATGGTCTCTCAAAAGAGCAAAAGAAAGAGTGGGCAAGAAAATGTTGTTCAATTATGTCCGATGGATGGCGTGATTTGGTTGCCTCAAAAGATATTGTGAAATTTCTTGTCAACTCTCCAAAGGGCTCTTTATTCATGAAATCCATGGACGTTTCCGATGTTGTGAAAGATGCGGATTTGTTATTTCATATGCTTGATGACATGGTAGAGGAAGTTGGAGAACAAAATGTAATCCAAGTGGTGAAGGATAATGCATCCAATTATGTTAAGGCGGTAAGAAATATAgttcttttcaatttttgtgTTATATTTTATTTCCTATTGTTTGAAACAAAATGCCTTTTCTTTTGTTATAAATTAGTAGGAAGATTGTTGGAGGCTAAAAGACAACATCTTTATTAGACTCCTTGCGCAATACATTGTTTGGACTTGATGTTAGAAGATGTCGGGAAAATTTCTAAGATCAAGAATGCTTTGAAGAAATGCATCTTCATGAATGGTTATATATAAATAACCATATATCTCTTGTGAATTTGATGAAGAAATTCACAAATCAAAGGAATTCGCATAAGCCGGTGTTTACGAGATTTGCTACATCTTTCATTACTCTTGTTTAATTTCATAAGCCAAAGGTTTCAAGAGTGGAACAACTCTAAGTGGTCAAAGGAGGTGGGAGGAAAGAAAATAGCAACATAGTATTTGCAAGACACTTTTTGGAGAAATGTCTTATATGCTCTTAAGTTACCGGTCCACTAGATAAGGTGCGTAGAATTGTTGATGGGGAGAAAAAGCCTCTTATGGGACAATATTTATGAAGCCAAGATATCTCTAAGAGTTTTGGAATGAAAGAGGAGCAACACAAACAAGCTTTTGGGTTAATTGATAAAAGAAGGGATTGTCAACTTCATCGATCTTTGCATGCGGCCGGTTATTATCTAAATCCCGAGATCCATTATGGTAATGTTGAAGATGTCGAATGTGAAGAAGTGATAAAGGGTTTGTATGATTGCATACATTCTTATGGAATGGGATTCATTTAAAATGCCACCGGTCTCTTTGGTCATTATATGGCTAAGAGACTAAGACAGACCAAATCGCATGGTAATAACTAGCAACCCAAGTTCGACGCAAGATTGTAATTGTTATAATCTGAAAGGATACTTGCTCTTAACCTtttatgttgaaattaatttatcgctaacttttttttttatagcgGATTGGTGGTCTTGTTATGGATCTTCAACTCCCAACCTCAATTTTTTTGGAGGTTCTTAGCCTCACTTGTAGTGATATGGGTTGTGAGAGAAATTGGGGAGATTTTCAACAACTTTACTTCAAAAAGAGGATCAATTGACACAAAGTCGGTTAAATGACATGGTGTATGTGAAAGCTAATCGAGCTTTGGAACGCCGATATAAGAAAAAAGGCACCATTGAGCCCATTTATTAGAgaaagattgatttaagtaatGAGTGGTTACTTGGAAGAATGGAAGAGAACTCTTCGGATGATGAAGGTGATCTTGTGTTTGACGGAGATAACTTGACATGAGCTACGGTTAGTAGAGCCGCTAGAGCCAATGATCCGATCTATGCCACTAGAGGAGCAAGAAGGGTTGTTAGCATAGATCGAAAATGTGGTATCGGTCGCGGTTGCGGTATCGTCGCGGTGATGCGGTAACGGAACGATTGCGGTTGTCGCGGATCGGAACGCGgacgaatttttatttttccatgCGTAAAGAAAACAATTATGaatgaaaaaatgaataaaaaataaaatgaataaagAATTATATTGTACAGTAGTTCTCTTTTTTTTGATAAAGGAAATATACCCTATTGAGATAAGTATATTGTATAATCCCTCAAAAATAGCTAGTTGTTcacaactaaaataaataaataataaataaatcctATATAATAAAAATACTAAAAGGTTAATAAAAGGGTAAAGGTCCACTACGTTATGTTTCATTGTAAACAGCTGTAACCTTTTTCAAACTTTCTAACAGCTGTCACTCATAGAGAAATAAATAAGTTTCACCCAAATgaagaaataaataaaaaagagtcGGCATTCATACGTCTTCTCTTCATCCTCTTCGTCTTCTTCAATATGCCACCGCCATTAACAAAGATGAGGCTTCGAATTTCAACCTCATATAGAAACCAAAATCTAAATCACGCATTACTCAAgaaatttaaaatcaaaaggtTCTCAGATCTACTGCCGCCATGTTCGACAATCCGGTTCGCTAATCTGTTTCTTCTTCTTCGCTTTATTTTTCCTCTTTTCAATCTAATCCTCAAGGATGCGGTCGATTCGTGAGTTATCTCGGCCGATTTTGGACTGTATCGGTCGTATCGGGCGAAATATCGCCCTTTTAGAAAAGGGCGTGACAAATCGGCAAATATCGTATCGGCAACTTGAAAATTCGAGTTAACTCGGGCGAACCGAGTTAACTCGGCCGAGTTTTTATTCCATGGATGTTAGGGAGTCCATGTCATCCTCATCCAGAGTTAATAAAGGAAAGGGTATGCCTACTACCTCCACTCCTAAATTTTCTCGTCGAGTTGTGATGTTAGATGACGATGAGATGGAAAAGGATATGGTAAGGATGGGGATTATTGAGATGATGAGGATGAGTAGGATGCTTCTGAtgatgatgaaaatgatgatgCGGATGTGCTTTAGGAGTTTAGGGGCGCAACTAATAAGTTTGAAGAACCGAGTttgcttttctttttccttttctagtCTTTCTACTTACTTGTTTTATGTTGGTTGTGACTTTTGTGAGCTTGTGACTTACTGTAAGTGTTAAGTTAGTACTTTGGCCTCTCAGAGGTATTTCGGTATGGTGTCTAGTAATGAATTATGTTTCCCTTTGTTAATTTAAGCATTTATAATACAAGTATCATGTTGTTTTTTAGtataaaatactccctccgtcccagattagttgttacactttcctttttcgtccgtcccagattagttgttacacttcaaaataaggaatgaccccacaattattatattgtttctctcttcccactaaattttttttgtccccacaccctctctcattcaattaaaaatatacctcactaactcctatcacatctactttttcaataaaataacaattgataacgaaacaaccacttatcacctaaaactttgtgcaaaggtaagtgtaaaaactattatgggacggagggtgTATGTTATAGAAATTATTTTAAAGGTTTTTGGCACTTAAGGTGCACTTTGTCTACGCAAAGTGTGTGCTTTCACTTTGCGCTTTGTGAAATGATATCGCAATGGATTTTGTAGAGGAGTTGTCATTATCGAAAGGGTGGATACAATCTTAGTGGTAGTGGACCGCTTGTTAATATTCGCCCATTTCATTGGCCTTAAGCACCCATTTGATACGACTTCATGGGTTCCCATCTTCGATTATTTCGGATCGTAATAAAATATTACTAAGAGCATgtttatcaaacaccaaaaaTTGGTGTTCAAGAGAGAGTGGAATAAAAAACTATTTCCTCCGTTCATagatactcgcaacgtttttcactttcacgcatgccaatgcacaagtTAGATCGTCGATATCATAAATTCCCtccaagcaaaaattataaaaatttgatagtTTGAAAATacgtattgagacgaatctaacaagatcacacatgactatgttttatttgacatataaatcaccaacaatagtcaaagtggaatatgtgaatagtgtaaaaatatcaaacgttgcgagtatttatgaacagaggaagtataaaataagtaaagagatgagagagaaaggaagagagagaatgaaACCATGCAATAATTGGTGTTCGTGAACaccaaatggaaaaccaatttgATGCAAGGAGTACTTGACATGTGACAAATGGGGACCAAACagtattgtttttttttcttcctataATTGCAAAAGAGATGGTGGAAAAGTGATGCATACTTGTAAAAAATTTGGCGTTTGCTAAACATGCTCAAATGTTGTTGGTGTTGGGTTTGGTATTGGGAAGAgagaaaatataaaatatttacttcctccatttttttattattgcaccattttcctttttcggaagttgcatattaattgcaccatttcctttttAGTAAGTTTAGCTACATGAAATGACATTTTTATCCTTGTATGGGTGGTGGGGACCAAACCTCACTTGTTCTTTACCTACATGTATTTAATCACATGGGTATTTTTGTCAATCTCTCACCTTTTACCACCTTTCTTAATTCTTGTGCCCAATGTagatggtgcaataataaaaaaatggaggaagtattttatTAGGATCGAAATCCAATTTTTTTGTGTTTGATAAGCATGCTCTAAGTTTCTTTTGGAGAGAAATCTTTAAACTCCATGGTATTGACTTGAAGAGAAGTACTTCTTATCACCCACAAACGGACGACCAATCAAAAAATGTGAACAAAGGGCTAGAAACATATTTGAGGTGCTTTGTGGGGAAAAACCGAAGGATTGAGCCAAATGGTTGATTTGGGCCAAGCACTCTTATAATACATCACCACATCTTTCCACCGGGAATCCGGGATAAATCCGTTCAAGGTGCTCTATGGACGGGATCCGCCCAAATTGTTGCGCATAGGAGCTGGACACATACTTGTTGGCAACCTCAATGTTATAGCAAAAAGCGACACGAGTTTGATTATAAATTGTCCACCTTCAAAGTAGTGTTGATTCATTTATTTATAGCTAAATAATACTTGCTCCAGTATTCTAACTAGGAAAAGGAAACAGCTAGGTGTAGGAAACGAGTTAGACTAACGAGCTTAATTAACTAGCTAGCACAAATCGGACCGTAAAGCCCAAACAATAAcgtattaaatatattaatcctactAAAGTAATAAACATATGTAACAAGTCTACTTTGTACCCTCCCACGAGACACATGTAACAAAAGGCCTGCCAATAGGACCCAACCCAAAACATCAATCATGATATCCAAGGACTCATGTGATGGCACAATATCAACCACCGTACTCGCATAAATAGTCTCGGACCTTGTAGTCTTCTTAAGGGGATCATTAGATACTTAGACGAAAAGTGCAGACGTGAAGC contains these protein-coding regions:
- the LOC110777027 gene encoding protein RRP6-like 3 isoform X1 — its product is MGQKHLKISIAIVIVCVSAISLYFTTVDRRRRRRNRLSCYLSFEFKPQSNFKRVLADNSYSQFKHFKVSDCSNAQSSNSHPYERDIMAMLKNPRVDYSLFDEISVAGMSNSHVWVESESQLRELVDILSEEKVFAVDTEQHGLRSFLGFTALVQISTQKEDYLIDTIALHDAFHMLQSVFSDPNVVKVFHGADSDVLWLQRDFHIYVVNLFDTAKACEVLSKPHKSLAYLLQNYCGVTTNKLLQREDWRQRPLTEEMVEYARSDSHYLLYIARCLIKELEAKDKDKDIGQPKDSTPLDVRFHFLPEASRRSNTISLQLFSKESDAFPTESVASSIISRYLNTQAVDVSKFSGPQFQNQIRKLCAWRDLMARIHDESLRYVLSDQAIVALAEKKPISEREIYTIISAADEDNDSLPSSFSAISPSPVICSHWDDVHCLLTEGQNNSVDDILRMLLHKHLGPNGSCSLSTFNYNLLSGSNLKLANGLMSMQNGVRSGKLVTRKASRELFVQKFSCKAPVYHNCKIYASDGRLLCYCDHKKLEWYLSRNLAKLMDDNPQAVMLLFEPKGRPEDEDNEFYIQSKRNLCVSCGESKHYLRYRIIPSCYRMHFPEHLKSHRSHDIVLLCVDCHEVAHAAAEKYKKQVATEFHIPLYVTKVVDSETPELQDQKVGVSPLQLHTAAMALLRHGPRMPSKRRDELMEIVRTYYGGREISHEDLETALQVGMSPQKRRKFDKKRGVSCKHFPLSTCSDEVLEDNSVNMVEPSNHYSAVTSGLGGSMDATDQASYVQLVNQPETYVKTPSLSSVKDISEDTFATNGESMTPATSGTSDVKDVILLNTENINPLQATVDGKKYNSKVSLLGHGPHGKTVVDYLLKQHGEEGIHEFCQRWRQVFIDALHPRYLPGGWDVKHSGRRGFGEFSVYNPAKKASDPIQG
- the LOC110777027 gene encoding protein RRP6-like 3 isoform X2 — its product is MAMLKNPRVDYSLFDEISVAGMSNSHVWVESESQLRELVDILSEEKVFAVDTEQHGLRSFLGFTALVQISTQKEDYLIDTIALHDAFHMLQSVFSDPNVVKVFHGADSDVLWLQRDFHIYVVNLFDTAKACEVLSKPHKSLAYLLQNYCGVTTNKLLQREDWRQRPLTEEMVEYARSDSHYLLYIARCLIKELEAKDKDKDIGQPKDSTPLDVRFHFLPEASRRSNTISLQLFSKESDAFPTESVASSIISRYLNTQAVDVSKFSGPQFQNQIRKLCAWRDLMARIHDESLRYVLSDQAIVALAEKKPISEREIYTIISAADEDNDSLPSSFSAISPSPVICSHWDDVHCLLTEGQNNSVDDILRMLLHKHLGPNGSCSLSTFNYNLLSGSNLKLANGLMSMQNGVRSGKLVTRKASRELFVQKFSCKAPVYHNCKIYASDGRLLCYCDHKKLEWYLSRNLAKLMDDNPQAVMLLFEPKGRPEDEDNEFYIQSKRNLCVSCGESKHYLRYRIIPSCYRMHFPEHLKSHRSHDIVLLCVDCHEVAHAAAEKYKKQVATEFHIPLYVTKVVDSETPELQDQKVGVSPLQLHTAAMALLRHGPRMPSKRRDELMEIVRTYYGGREISHEDLETALQVGMSPQKRRKFDKKRGVSCKHFPLSTCSDEVLEDNSVNMVEPSNHYSAVTSGLGGSMDATDQASYVQLVNQPETYVKTPSLSSVKDISEDTFATNGESMTPATSGTSDVKDVILLNTENINPLQATVDGKKYNSKVSLLGHGPHGKTVVDYLLKQHGEEGIHEFCQRWRQVFIDALHPRYLPGGWDVKHSGRRGFGEFSVYNPAKKASDPIQG